In the Silene latifolia isolate original U9 population chromosome 1, ASM4854445v1, whole genome shotgun sequence genome, ccaggaatagcttcagtttcgctgcatcgaccacatgtcccatgacagtgatttggtcggcgggcagcggtgtttcttgtagtatcggcatcccgtacgccggttgaattactcggccggttgGGGACTGCCCGATCCCCGAATTAGGGActgtatcatcttggtagaattcggtttcgtcactcacaattGCTTctggttgttttgacatcttcgtagctttttgggtgggttttgttttgtgttttttttttttgtaagggatttaactagcttttagtatgctttcccacagacggcgccaattgttccgggtgtgattacggagcagtgttgttaccacgtgagcttgttgaatgatgactttgcttgactcttcctttcggcctctcctgaaacgatgaacaaactgagggctcggcttggcaccgagcgtactcactccgacgctcaagtcagtaaacttaaagggattaagttgtgtgataCTTGTCAAagtatgttgtagagagataagggagtttataccagattatgagtggtttaggttatcttttggatctccttctcaatgagagaagtggagtatttatagactttcaccttttgtcacgtagtggccaagtggccaagtggctagcaggtggaaagaccgttctaccctcggccgatggacccatggcaggccggccgagggtcttggatatgagtacgcggatatgtatcccggctggctagttgtcctagccgggacccaagtgacaggccgataggcttcatcggctaggctgtctaatacgttgacttgctgttttttggctttgaccttgctcaatatgttgactcggtcagcgggtgcagaatatgccccatcaaatagCAATATAATTTCCATTGAATGAATACAAGTTGGATAAAGTGTAATTAAATCTGTTAATGAACTCAGAAATCGGAACTTTACATTATACAAACCCGAAATCCGAAATGACTCGACCCAACCCGAGTAAACTAGAAAATGGGACCCGAAATAGTCGGACTCGGACCTCTACGTAGCTCAGATGATCATCTTTTATGTTTATGTCGTAACATTAATGCTGAAtgtgttagaacacacttggttgatgatgccaagttttattgttatttaattgtttgcttCTTAGTTATATTGTTTAGCATTTGAAGCACTCAATGAATTTCCAAAGATGGTTCAAGAATGATTAAGATGAAGTTATGACAAGAAATATCTTAGCCTTAGTCAAATGTTGTAAACAATTACAAatgcttagtgattgaagcaatcaaatggactctcaaagacggcttaacatgatcaagatgaagtcaacaagaagtcaagacaatgatatgatcctagcattagtcgaaaaatgtaagagtaagtgtaacattctcatttacgtcaagtggctgcaaaaccatgcaacagtgcactgcactgtggtttctgatactaccgtatggagggACTTTTATTCGAAATGTTTAAGTGTCAAAATCTTTTcaaatttcatattctcaaagaTTTTACATTTGAAATATCccagtttgaaaacaaatctgaaaaaatcaatttgcaaaactcacatgtgactcctctaaagttgtgcatctacttttacataaatggaaagttgatttagtcaagtactaaagcactcttccatttgtgGTAAGTTGTCACTTGTCAAATGTGTTGAAGTTTTAAATCTGAAATTTTAAGTCATAAATCCACATTGATTaatcctctagatttgtgcatttaccttttactaaaatggtaagttgaacttgtcaaagttttaaagctagaaatgctttttgccattttggtaaatgtcacatgttgagtgttttgggAAGAGTTTTCTGATTTTGATCAATGACTTGTGCTCCAAGCCTATagcctaacacttaccatcactcaaaggctatctatttaatattggatttaattaacctaagttgtactacttagatgatcaaatccactataaatagagtgcctTTGCATCATTTATTACATAAGACTTTTTTGAGCATTAATTgttaaaacactttgcaaaacatcagctcttgttcttcaacttatttgcaaaattgttttctattttaaaagtcttcaaacgtttttcaaaagggCTGTAAATCTCCATGTATCAGTTCGCTGCACTGTGGCATATGagcttgttccatgattctcgtgtttaggtcttaattgtgatctccatgtttattaagtgaacgattgagattcaaagactctgtaaacctgtgagatagaacttaagtcttgaagcggagtagctttgagcgagtgaaagtcttgaagcggagtagcttcaagcaaatgtaaccggagtaggttggcgagttattttcattgtaagagGTTTAGTTGTTTGaataaatttctaaacaagcaataaaataacggttggacgtaggcctcggagtagaggctgaaccaattttttaaatatcgtcttgtttgttcatttacttttacgtttgttcttcttatttatatattgtttatcTCGCAATCTGTCTGTGTCACAGTGTTCAATACTGTGTCTCAGACCTGCTGATTGATTCAATCTTGTGAACTAAAAACGATTAAGTATCTCAAGTTTTCAATTTAAAAGGGATTCACTTAAGATTTTCATTGCTAAGAGTATTTAACTTAAAAAGTATTCACTTAATATCTTCATTGTTAAGTTGAAGAAAAAATACtctttcattcatacttttctGGTCTGTGCAACAGTCGACTTTACTGTGACATACTGAGCTGAATTCGTGTGTATATACTTCTAACTCAAATAGTTCTAAGTATAAACACCTCTATCATTTAACGTATTGTCCATATCAGTTTAGTCTAGTGTCCTAGATTTCAAAGAAGCTTAATTCAAGCTTAAAATTTTTAATTGGACACCTAATTCActcccctccccctcttaggtgttctcgTCCTTGACTCTTCAGAATGTAATGTCGGACGATGAAAGCGTAGAGCCAAAATTACTAGGCATATATAGGAAAAATGTCAAGGATAAAATGGTAAATATTGTTTATTACTTCCAATCTTTGTTTCTTATTACAGATTATTTGCAACGGAAAGCTGACAAGCATAGTGCACATAGCAATAGCAAATTTCATAAAATTTCGAACAACTTTGGCTAATTTAAAAAAACCGAGAACATTAACATTAAAAAACATTTAACACTAAAATTGAGACAGACAATTTATGAGTAATACTGTAAATAGTatatactcccttctattcacaataaacctctcaTTTATGTAAATaggatatactccctcctattcacttgTCTGGGCGGGACGACCGCAAAAGGTAATATTTGAGATGCGATGGTTTCAAAAGTAaacatattttattgtttttttggacttttttatGTTTATTACTTTCACTTCAAATTAATTGTGTATTAGCAAATGAATAACCAACCTAATCCTTATTATTTTCAAATGGATAGCGATATGGCGCCACCCGGTGGCACTGAATCTAAGTGCCACCCTAattaaagaaaaagataaaataCAAAATAACAAGTTTATTTTCGATTTTGCGCCAAACACTTAAGGGTAAAGACGTAAAATGTGTGTTAGTGAATTAATTAATCGAAAAGTTACTACATATTAATCGTTTCCCTGTACATCTTGGTTACTACTGTACTACATGCTAATCATAGATTATTAGAAAGAATGCAATTCTTTCATTCATTGATTAGAAAAATTAATTGATGTTTGTTAATAAacctaaattttaattttaaaatgcAGCGCCACTGCGGTTTTTTTTATCTAACCAATCGATCAGAAGCTTTTATTAACATAAATGTCAAGCATATAAAGAACTACGTAAAAATTAGCAGCCACAAGATTAATGTTCAACCTCTGCACTCGCGATTTTCGTTAAGAAGTTCTCGAGAAGTTCACCATTTCCACTAATGCTTATCATTAACGACTATCAGTTTGATTTTTTTGACGTTGAAGACTCGTCCATGGAGTTGTGCATTCTGATTTTCGCATCTCAATGTTTTATGGAGAAAAATTAGCAAACGATTAACAAACTGATAAGAGTTGACTAGCTAATTGAATTTTTGATGTGTTATTAATTGTATTAGTTAATCCCCAAATTACCCttttatgtaaattagtttgaaATTCGAAAATTCAAGGTGGGAAATGAAAATATCAACGAATTTGACAATTATATCCTCGGTGGCACTGAATTTCAATACCACCGGGTGGCGCTATCTCATTTTCCTTTTCGGATTAGTTGCGTTATGAACTTGCGTCTTTTATTTCAATGGCATCTTACATGAAAAAATAGGGTAAAAcaaaaattctatttttagtgATCAAGAAATTAAAAAGGATACCCTAAAGCTATATTCCCGCCAAATTAGATTCTATGTAGATTGGTTGGTGCATATGATCACTAAAGTAATTACATTTGATAAGGTACATCATGAGAATATCATTGTTAGAATCAGAATAAAGTAATTACAATTGATAATGTTGGCCACATTGTTAGGCTATTGACTGAGAAGTTGGCATGAGTATATTTctcaccccattttacacgcaacTTACAATCTCGGAGAGAGTTGGGTTTCGGGCATCATTCAGACTACTCATATCGGGCATCAATACTTTAGATGGTTGGAATTCGTATCTAACCTGAAATCCGAATTAACATGAAGTTTTTTAAAATGGCCTAAAGATTTCTCATAGGAAACTCATTATTCTCAAATAACTTGAAATCAACCCATCCGAAAATACTCGAACCCAAAATAACCTTACCAAACCCGAAATTTTGTAAACACAAACAACCCGAACCATAGTAGTTGATTAAATAAATATCTCCAACTCAAAAACTTATATTGAACCGGTCTTATCTGAATTTAGCGGAGCATGTTATATTTCATTGACTTATCGAACAACGAGTAGAGAATTTTATTTTTGGCAGCTACGAGTAGAGAAATTGTATGTAGCTATTGTATGATAACGAATATCTAGAATTGTTTACATGATTTAAATCATTTCATGTACGGAGTACTTTTTTAGTTTTTTTACTAGGAGTACTTTACTTTGTGCGGAagaattttttttctaaatttatCGTAATTGTTCTATCTTTGACCAATTGACCGGTTTTTTTAGAACAAATTAGGGATAAAAAGAATGGTTAAATGATAAAGGTAATATGATCATTCTTGTATATTATTGAGTCCATTTAAAagcaattcatggactatacaaccagatgtatatgttgtacggtgtacaatatgagctttgtgataaagtatctgagctttatgttaaagaatatgagctttgtTAGAAAATAttaggcctcgtttggttgccATACGGGAATTAATTTCCCATGATTTTACAAAACACATGAATTggccaattcatgtgaattgcccAAAACTCGTTTGGTTGACATCCTGGAGTTGAATTGACACAGGAGTTTCCAATTACCTAGGAGGGGCTAGGTAATTAaactcctccattatggaggagttggaaattcatgGGAAAAAGAAAATCCCATGATTTGGGGTAACCAAACGTCTCCCAATTTTCcaaatcatgggattttccaaTTCACCCATTTTTATGGGGGTAACCAAACAAGGCCTAagttcatccatttacacattaaaaacatgatttttgaattagctcagaaaaaatacatataagctcggattcttataccttgggTGTACAATGCtcatggtacaactggatgtataatcctatttgtgattTAAAAGCATAACCCTAGTATAAAATCGATTGTTATTTCAATTAATTACCTCTATAAAGGCAATTATCAATTACTTAATGGGTTtattacgataaataaaatgtgATTATTTTAAATTAAGTTTATCATAATAAAACCGTGAAGAGACTTAACAAGCATCAGCAATTCACCATAAACTCATGCTTATAATTTCAATGACATCTCACATAAAAAAATAGGATAAAGTAAAGGAGAATTCCATATTGGTGATCGAGAATTAGGATGCTCTTTTGTCCAATGTAGTATCTAATTCTCTCGTACTAGATCCATCGATAGGGGAATCCTGCAAAAGTGAAACAAAAGTGCCTTTCTCAAAAAGGAAACGAGATGACAACAaattaaagaacacaaaatcattCATGGTTCAAATCTACGTGTCAAATACTTAGAGGATGACGTATAAGTTGCTTTTATTtgatttctttattattattttttgtcTGTCTTCCTCCGTCTAAGTCATTTATTGTcgtttgattttggcacaaagaccaaggaaagatgACGGAGTCAATTATTAAATAACAAGTCGGCCAAATTGGGTGTAAATGATCGAATTGATTTTCAAATGCATTTTAAAGTTTATAAGGTAAGTTAAAAAATTTTGACAACAAAATTTAATTTTGTCTGAGTTTATATGTATTAGTTCTAACTTATATTGTACGGAGtaattttttgagcttaatgtttATGTTTAGTTTTTCGGTTTGGATCATCTTTTTTACAAGGTTTATGCAGATGGAATTTTTTGACAATAAAGTGGAAAAATAAGAGAGTCTGAATCGAGTCTTAAAAATAAATTGTACTCCTTTAAGACTAATTCCGGTTTGGGGATAAACATAGTCTTAGAGGAATATTCTCTATTTCTTTTTGAGtctattttcttatttttctatttCCTTGTATGGTTGTATTCATTCTTTATTTGTACTCATTATCTCTTCTAAGAATTAGAAATTAACAATTTCCAGTCCTttatttattcattattattttaTGGCTCTACAACTTGCACTACTTTAttcattttttaaatttttttttcttatttttggtGCACAAAATAAAGAGAATGACTCTACAGAGGGAGTATCAATTTACATATAATTAAAAATTGATAGAATTAAGAAGTATTAAAACATTAAAAACATACTAAAGGAACTACCTAATTAAAAAACGAGTTTCCGATCAAAGCTTTAACTGAGCTCGAGATTGGCTCCAATGTAAATGAGCGCAATAACGACTTAAACTCGTCTATTCGGATTTCGGAAGATGATTCAACTATTGTTTAAGTCAATCAGGTGAATTATAGGTCGTAGCAACAAGCAGCTTAATTACATTTGGGAACATCACATAATAAGATTGGAAATTAACATTATCCACAACACAGGCTTTTTTCTCGTATTCAAGTGACAGACTCATAGGGACAAAGGGAGACCAAATACAAAAGTTGTCGTTAACACACGACCTTGACGAACGAATGAATTGAGAAGGAAGGACCCTGAACCCAAAATACATTTTATCTCCGTAATTACATTTGGGAACATCACATAATAAGATTGGAAATTAACATTATCCACAACACAGGCTTTCTCGTATTCAAGTGACAGACTCATAGGGACAAAGGGAGACCAAATACAAAAGTTGTCGTTAACACACGGCCTTGACGAACGAATGAATTGAGAAGGAAGGACCCTGAACCCAAAATACATTTTATCTCCGTGagaaaaaatgtggtagaatggaAGTTGTGTTCCTATTGTTATAGAGATACCTTACAATAAACTCGCAAAACGGGACCCCATCTATGTAACGACTTTCCCTTGGAATGTTGGGCGCTTGTGTCACTTCACATGCAGGCGTCGGCATTGCGAAAAATGACAGACTTGTCTGAGCAGATTGGGAATTTACCACCACCCGATGCCCGGGCGCGTCTATTCCAGTCACGATCTCCAATTGACGTCCCACTGTAACCGGTAGAGCGTTACTAGAAGGCACCACATATTTAAATTCCCTGTCTTGCCAAATTTGGAGCCCATTGGTGGGTATTGAGATTGTCAGAAGGTTCGAGTCCCCGTGGGGAGGCATTCCAATTGCCAAGGTCGGTTCTGGGCATCGTGGATATCTGTTTACCACAATAAAGCACAAACCATTATAATTTCTGCTCCCAAAATAGTTTCGTTCCGGGCCAAGACCTTCAATCATAAGGTCTAGTATCCTCTCTTGAAGTACTCTAACCTCTGAAGCGAATTCCCAAACAGCACGCCTGAATACGGAAAATAGTTAGCGTAGAATAATAGGCGTGTGAATTGCCCTATGCATTGAAACACATATcagcattattattatttttttggtaAAGAAGCTTACCTGAAATTGGGAGGCTGAGAGGGCCAAGCTCGTGTTGGTCGTGGACCGTCGCAGTTAAGAGTAAGGGCATCCCTCCAAAAGTGATTACTTTCACCTCCAAGACGATTCATCATGCTGCTGGTATACAACCAATGTTCAGGTTCATTTTCAACCAGTGCCATATACGCATTGATTTGTTCTTCTGGTAACTCAAAGAACCTTGTCGATTCTGTCATGGCGTTCCTCATGACATCCACGGGTATAGAATGGTTTGTAACCTTACATTCACGACAATTTGTAAGTTATACGAATATTCCGAAAGACACATTCTTCAATCTTTTATAATTGTTTTCTGGTATTTTTTTATTTCATGCAAATTTaacatatttaattattttgaCTCTTGATAATAATTTTTTCAAtctttaataaaaaaatttcTGGTATTTTTTCATTTCATGGGAATTTAACATATCTAATTATTTTGACTCTTGATAAAAGGAGTGAAATGAGAATATTTTAACATACTTGAAATATGCCACCTCTTGCAGCTTGATAGACCTCGCCGAGTATTCTTGAACGCTCCAGACCCATATTCATACCTAGCACGTCAACTACTGGTAAATCTCTAGGTTCCTCACAAGTATTAATTATTGGTAATTCGTGTTGTAGTAACATATAATCCGATGGGAATTGGTTTCCTTCGTTTATTATTTCCCTTAGTAGTGTCATTTTTTTTAACGTAGAAAGAAGATGAGGAagggatttttttatttttcagagATAAGTTGATGTTAATAAACCTAATAATCATCTTATATTTATACTAAGAACCAATGGTAGTGCTCTCTTAAGCTGGAATATTACTCATACATTGAATGGACATAAAACACATCCTGGGAATAAGTCCTCAAAAATGAAATGTCCCATCAATTCAAATGATGCCTTGTGACAATAGGAGACGAATTTAGTTATTTAGAATATATGCGCGGAGACACTTGTCCAAGGTTTCAAATGATGCCTCTTGCCAAAAGCAATACGATAATTTGACAATATGCCAACATTTAATTCACTTTAAACCGACTCCACAAATATTTACTGAAACGAACAATTGGTGAAGTAAAGTTTGATTCTTTGAGTACAGGATGCAACAATATATAATAGGCAACAAGAAGATCAAACTCGAATGTTCCAGCTTGTATCGACAAATACCACCTCTCGAAGTTCCAAGTGTAGTTTCGACTAGAATGTCCTTGAGAATTTGCGGATATCGTGTATGATTAATTGTATAGAAACAAGATCCTTGTTAAGTGCAGAGTGCAGACCCTCCCGGCACCTTTTTAACGCACTCGGATAGTCGAGTGTAGTAGAGCAGTAATTGAGTTAATGAAGTTCTTAAGATTTCCATGCCACACAAAAAGTTGCTGAAAGAAGTGATCACATTTTTGTGCATCAACTCTATTGCGTCTTTCCATCGGCTGCCAAAGTCCTTTACTAGAGGTTCCACATCACCAACTGTTATGGCCTTTTCAGAACTTGAACTTGGGTCCTCGGCTAATTGATGATTACCAAAAAATTATTTGAATTCTAAATTATAACAGAAAAAAAAAGGATTTATCATGGAGACATTTAAATTAGTCGAAATCCTTACATGCTCTTGTTTTAACGAACTTGATCAGATCACTGAAGTGCTCCAGCAATAGCTCTTCCTGCACGAATAAGCAACATGTATTTAAACAATAAGGTTCTCGAATTGAGCCAGCACAATAACCCCTTCGAATCAGTTTGGTCAAAGCTCGGTTTAGGCTACGTCAAACCCATCTTGAGCTGAAGCCATGCTttgtaattttttcttttttgggaaCGCGAGCTTTGTAAATTGTAAGCCTCGGACTTGTTTAAAGTTCTAAAATTTAATCTTAGAATTTTTCGATATTTATGGGCTATATGCAAACAGAttgtttgagtttgaagttctAACCATAGATAAATTATTCTTATTAggctaatattattattagacaCGGGTTCATTGACAAGCATATTGAAAAACTCACCATACAAATATACTAGTTTGGCTCTTCAAAACATCTTCCAAATGCATCTGAATTTTTCCGCCATCTGGACCAGCTTCCTGAAATTTCACAGAGAAACGTGATATAATAAATGAGATTATTAATAAAAAATAAGAATGTTGTAGCTTGTGCATTTAACGATACAATCACTGACCTTTAAGACAGAAATCGTCATGTCATAATTGTTGATAAGAAACACACTCTGCAGTTTAGATTTCCGAAACTGTGTAGATAGCTTCATAATCAAAACATTAACTACCATTCTAAGTCTTTCCAAGTTCATCTCCAACTGAAAGATAGGCAATAAATGATGTTGATTCATGTGCTAAGAGCGGAGAGACATACGTATAATGCAAAAGGATAATAGGAATAGAGGAATCTGACCTGGCCATCTCCATAGTCAACATTGAGATGAATGAGGGAAGCAGTAAACTCGGCATAACGTCTCATGACATAGTGAGGATGAACATCATCTTCCCACAATGTTTTCACATTAGCACTCCGAAGACTACTGAGGTGCATGTCAAACACCATCTTAAAACGCGGCCACAGTGAAATGTTTGCCTGCCCATACATTATGAATTCAAGTAAACAGACGGCTTATGAAAGAGCACACAAGTTATTAGCTTGGACCTTTTCGACGAGCTTCAAACCCTACCCAACCCGAATGACATGTTTGTCAGTCTAACTGTCATATATGGAAAATATGTACAATGTTAAATCTAGCAACATACACGGCAACCCTTTTGATGAGACTCCCACATTCTTAAGTTTGAAGCTCCCATAAGCTAAATTAACAGAAATGTACGTGTTATGGCAAGAGAGTAAAAAGACGGTATTTTTGAGCTTTGCAGATTACATCTCTACTTCCACTTCGCAGAAACGCAAAACTATATGGCTCAATTAAAACAAATGACTAGAAAAATACACATACCTTATCCAAATATGAATCCAAGCAAGGAATGCGCCTCCTTGACATGATAAGCTGAAAGAACACCCCAATTCAATCAACAGTTCTCGGTAAAAATAAAGAGAAGTAACTGACAAGTGCGAGGCACGCCTGGTGCTGATGAGTAAGACAGATCATAAGCATTAAGCCAATAGCGTCTAAAGAATTTGATAAGATTGCATTGAAATGCTCATCAATAACTGCAAATGGGCCTGAAAGAAAAGAGGCAATTATGATTTGTGATATCACAAGCTTCCTCACAACGCTGTGAACAACAATCATATGAGGTAATTTTCCGCACAGACTTTAGGTTTAACATACCAAAATAAATCCTCTCATTACCCCACTAAATAATAAGAATATCAATGGTTGCTCAAAAGGCCATGCAACAAAATTATTTCCAGAAGT is a window encoding:
- the LOC141592431 gene encoding 2'-deoxymugineic-acid 2'-dioxygenase-like; translated protein: MGLERSRILGEVYQAARGGIFQVTNHSIPVDVMRNAMTESTRFFELPEEQINAYMALVENEPEHWLYTSSMMNRLGGESNHFWRDALTLNCDGPRPTRAWPSQPPNFRRAVWEFASEVRVLQERILDLMIEGLGPERNYFGSRNYNGLCFIVVNRYPRCPEPTLAIGMPPHGDSNLLTISIPTNGLQIWQDREFKYVVPSSNALPVTVGRQLEIVTGIDAPGHRVVVNSQSAQTSLSFFAMPTPACEVTQAPNIPRESRYIDGVPFCEFIVRVLPSQFIRSSRSCVNDNFCIWSPFVPMSLSLEYEKKACVVDNVNFQSYYVMFPNVIKLLVATTYNSPD